The Fulvivirga ligni genome window below encodes:
- a CDS encoding ABC transporter permease translates to MLKNYFKIALRNMVRNKLFTVINILGLSVSIACCLLLFLYVSEQLGYDKQHGENVYRVTADITQKGGSTLQLASCSVPVAPAVEEQIPEVETAARVLTTEVFGKDIIYQKDDSYYIQGGAAVDSSIFKILKYDIIAGNADEPLPHANALVLEKEWSEKLFGSENAIGKLVKISTGMGVSEYEVTAVYDKDSYKTHLSPSFIISLSNAGWHEFIESLSSQWVTNNLAITYIKLKNDASSETVVDKIDQLFRTNGAEDMKAYGMDKKMALQPVNDIHTNDLFFETGGKGVSLTFINVLIAIGILILTLACVNYINLSTAQASNRALEVGVRKVMGISSRGLIGQFLGESFIVVLISLIISFCLASLTLPIFNQLVDQPIAFNAKNTIQIIEYMVIFLFVTAFVAGIYPAFYLSSFKPTVVLKGKNKDKGSAALLRKVLVVGQFVISIVLISAILVISDQVDFIKNKDLGFQPSSKLIIPLANDLDKKAPLLKDRFKMLAEVSEVGGGNYIPGEYIFSDLFLYKQGESVNEAVHLYQNWVDANYVKALDMKLIAGKHFRADIKDDSVSARVILNREAVSQFGFTPEQAVGQTLYGQWGNVEYNYRIVGVIDDINQTSLHKNIEPTMLLCGDGEVGQLVVKADIQNYSKTMAGLESIWKEIIPDTPFEAFTLNDHIIKQYHSDFKTFNLIKYFAFISIFISCMGLYALSVFVAERRFKEIGVRKVLGANIKDILVMVSKDLSLLVIVAFIVSVPISIYVMNIWLSGFAYKVDQQPVTYVIAGFATIMIAWLTIGYQSVKAARTNPVDVLKDE, encoded by the coding sequence ATGCTTAAGAACTATTTCAAAATTGCGCTGAGAAACATGGTAAGAAACAAGCTTTTTACTGTGATCAATATTCTGGGTCTCTCTGTAAGTATCGCATGCTGCTTGCTGCTATTTCTATATGTGTCTGAGCAGCTGGGATATGACAAGCAACATGGAGAGAATGTCTATCGTGTAACGGCAGATATCACTCAAAAAGGAGGCAGCACACTTCAGCTGGCTTCTTGTTCTGTACCAGTGGCGCCAGCCGTTGAAGAGCAAATTCCTGAAGTAGAAACGGCCGCCAGAGTACTCACCACAGAGGTTTTTGGTAAGGACATTATCTACCAGAAAGATGATTCTTACTATATTCAAGGTGGAGCGGCAGTAGATTCATCAATTTTTAAAATATTAAAATACGACATTATTGCCGGTAATGCCGATGAACCACTACCACATGCTAATGCGCTGGTTTTAGAAAAGGAATGGTCAGAAAAGCTATTCGGAAGCGAGAATGCCATTGGCAAACTTGTAAAGATCAGCACCGGCATGGGAGTTTCAGAATATGAGGTAACAGCCGTTTATGACAAAGACTCTTACAAGACTCATCTCTCTCCCTCTTTTATTATCTCACTTTCCAATGCCGGCTGGCATGAATTTATAGAAAGCCTATCATCACAGTGGGTAACGAACAACCTGGCCATCACCTACATAAAGCTTAAGAATGATGCATCTTCTGAAACGGTAGTAGATAAAATAGACCAACTTTTCCGAACAAACGGCGCTGAAGATATGAAAGCCTATGGCATGGATAAAAAAATGGCCTTACAACCTGTAAATGACATCCATACGAATGATCTATTCTTCGAAACTGGCGGAAAAGGCGTGAGCTTAACTTTCATCAATGTTTTGATTGCCATAGGCATACTTATTCTTACGCTAGCATGTGTGAACTATATCAATTTATCTACCGCTCAGGCCAGCAATCGTGCCTTAGAGGTAGGCGTAAGAAAGGTAATGGGAATCTCATCCAGAGGGCTCATAGGTCAGTTTTTGGGCGAATCATTTATCGTGGTGCTTATCTCTTTAATAATAAGCTTCTGTTTGGCCAGCCTTACGTTACCTATATTTAACCAGCTGGTAGATCAGCCCATTGCATTCAATGCTAAAAATACGATTCAGATCATTGAATACATGGTGATATTCTTATTTGTAACCGCTTTTGTGGCTGGCATTTATCCCGCCTTTTATCTATCATCCTTTAAACCTACGGTGGTTTTAAAAGGGAAGAATAAGGATAAAGGCAGTGCCGCTCTTTTAAGAAAGGTGTTAGTGGTAGGTCAGTTTGTAATTTCCATAGTACTGATCAGTGCCATATTGGTGATCTCCGATCAGGTAGATTTCATAAAGAATAAAGATCTGGGTTTTCAGCCAAGCTCAAAGTTAATTATACCTTTAGCCAATGACTTAGATAAAAAAGCGCCTTTACTCAAGGACCGCTTCAAAATGCTGGCTGAAGTTTCAGAAGTAGGCGGTGGCAACTACATACCGGGAGAATATATTTTTAGTGATCTGTTCTTATACAAGCAAGGCGAAAGTGTAAATGAGGCTGTTCATCTTTACCAAAACTGGGTGGATGCGAACTATGTTAAAGCACTGGATATGAAGCTCATAGCAGGAAAACATTTTAGAGCAGACATAAAAGACGATTCTGTATCTGCACGTGTTATCCTCAATCGTGAGGCTGTCTCTCAGTTTGGTTTCACACCGGAACAAGCTGTAGGCCAGACCCTATATGGCCAATGGGGTAATGTGGAATACAACTATCGCATAGTTGGGGTAATAGATGACATCAACCAGACTTCATTGCATAAAAACATAGAGCCCACCATGCTGTTGTGTGGCGATGGCGAGGTAGGCCAGCTTGTGGTGAAAGCAGACATTCAAAACTACTCGAAAACCATGGCTGGTTTAGAATCTATCTGGAAAGAAATTATTCCTGACACTCCTTTTGAAGCTTTCACGCTAAACGACCATATCATTAAGCAATATCACAGTGACTTTAAGACTTTTAATCTCATCAAATATTTTGCTTTCATCTCCATTTTCATCAGCTGCATGGGGCTTTATGCGCTGTCAGTTTTTGTAGCCGAAAGAAGGTTTAAAGAGATTGGTGTGAGAAAAGTATTAGGAGCCAACATAAAAGATATACTAGTAATGGTTTCTAAAGACCTATCCTTATTAGTAATAGTGGCTTTTATAGTCTCAGTGCCTATTTCCATCTACGTAATGAACATTTGGCTTTCTGGCTTTGCCTACAAAGTAGATCAGCAGCCTGTCACCTATGTTATTGCCGGTTTCGCCACGATTATGATAGCCTGGCTTACTATTGGTTATCAGTCGGTTAAAGCCGCAAGGACTAACCCGGTGGATGTGCTGAAGGATGAGTAG
- a CDS encoding YciI family protein: MFIINLTYKVPLEKVDQYLQEHVAYLNEQYDLGHFVASGRKLPRTGGVILSNMKVKEDLIQVIELDPFKKHDLADFEITEFVPSKAINELSFLIQ; this comes from the coding sequence ATGTTTATAATCAATCTCACATATAAAGTACCATTAGAAAAAGTAGATCAATATCTACAGGAGCATGTCGCCTATTTAAATGAGCAGTATGACTTAGGCCATTTTGTAGCCTCAGGCCGGAAGTTACCTAGAACAGGAGGGGTGATTCTATCCAATATGAAAGTTAAGGAAGATTTGATTCAGGTTATAGAGCTCGATCCGTTTAAAAAGCATGATCTGGCTGACTTTGAGATCACTGAATTTGTTCCCAGTAAGGCTATCAATGAATTGAGTTTCCTGATTCAGTAG
- a CDS encoding alpha/beta hydrolase family protein yields MKKIMALLSFLIITTIAIAQDITGTWNGQLEVQKGRTLLFIFNITKGDNTFSTEIAIPSQGVKGVLTSSTTLEGEKLVIDASNVGFKYTGTWSASTQKIEGVFQEGVNSVPLTLTREELKEAQLTRPQEPVKPYPYQEENILFENKKAGVKLAGTLTLPAGPNKKAPAVILISGSGPQDRDESFATHKPFLILADYLTRRGIAVLRYDDRGFGESTGNFAASTTADFASDVKSAVDYLMSRQDIDHKNIGLIGHSEGAIIAPMVANQCKEVAFIVMLAGTGTSGRQVSLQQAVDFRNFPVADEQQYEDYIKKAIDIAAADKEVAEVIKELTEFYNNSALLASLLPSTVDKEEFIQNLVATRTTPWVRYFYNYNPADEIEKLKVPALALYGSKDTQVPPKYHLEPVHKALKASKSKNQQVILMDGLNHLFQHCETGSVSEYPQIEQTFAPEALDVIGDWVIGVM; encoded by the coding sequence ATGAAAAAGATAATGGCACTTTTAAGCTTTTTAATAATCACCACTATAGCAATAGCCCAGGACATAACTGGCACCTGGAATGGCCAGCTTGAAGTACAGAAAGGACGAACGCTGTTGTTTATATTTAACATAACCAAAGGCGATAATACTTTTAGTACTGAAATAGCCATTCCCAGCCAGGGTGTAAAAGGTGTTTTGACAAGTTCCACCACGCTGGAAGGTGAAAAGCTGGTTATCGATGCCTCTAATGTTGGTTTTAAATACACAGGCACGTGGAGCGCTAGTACTCAGAAGATTGAAGGGGTTTTTCAGGAAGGCGTAAACTCCGTTCCATTAACGCTCACCCGTGAGGAACTCAAAGAGGCACAGCTCACCCGACCGCAAGAACCTGTAAAGCCATATCCATATCAGGAAGAAAACATATTGTTTGAGAATAAGAAGGCAGGTGTGAAACTGGCCGGCACACTAACTTTGCCAGCTGGTCCCAATAAAAAGGCGCCGGCGGTAATACTCATCTCAGGCAGTGGACCACAAGACAGAGATGAGTCTTTTGCTACTCATAAGCCTTTTTTGATATTGGCAGACTATCTCACCAGGAGAGGAATAGCCGTGCTCAGATATGATGACAGAGGCTTTGGCGAGTCTACCGGTAACTTTGCGGCGAGCACCACGGCCGACTTTGCCTCAGATGTGAAAAGCGCCGTGGATTATCTCATGTCCAGACAGGATATTGACCATAAGAATATAGGCCTGATAGGCCATAGTGAAGGAGCGATCATTGCGCCCATGGTGGCCAATCAATGTAAGGAGGTAGCCTTTATAGTAATGCTGGCTGGTACGGGCACCTCTGGCAGGCAAGTGTCTCTACAGCAGGCGGTAGATTTTAGAAACTTCCCGGTGGCTGATGAGCAGCAGTATGAAGATTATATAAAAAAGGCCATTGACATCGCCGCTGCCGATAAGGAAGTAGCTGAGGTGATAAAGGAGCTGACTGAGTTTTACAATAACTCTGCCTTGCTGGCTTCACTGCTGCCGTCAACCGTAGATAAAGAAGAATTTATCCAAAACCTGGTAGCCACCAGAACCACGCCGTGGGTAAGGTATTTCTATAATTACAACCCTGCCGATGAAATTGAAAAGCTAAAGGTCCCGGCTCTGGCCCTTTATGGAAGTAAGGACACCCAGGTGCCTCCAAAATATCATTTAGAACCAGTGCACAAAGCCCTTAAGGCCAGCAAATCTAAAAATCAACAAGTAATACTAATGGATGGACTCAACCACCTTTTCCAGCATTGTGAAACCGGCAGTGTATCTGAGTATCCTCAAATAGAGCAGACTTTTGCGCCGGAGGCATTGGATGTGATTGGAGACTGGGTGATTGGAGTGATGTGA
- a CDS encoding sensor histidine kinase: protein MKQPKIIKAIKITFHSGLISVLVFLWVKKALETLPDQWLFFLTSDATENVLIAGVAYVLFYYAFTFRSIWLKAAMISSLGLILAGLAALKDYRIHQLISGRSTFDYFSSFLGIALLFYLLLYFISRIDEFNRFKKLERELAVAQEQLLRNQLHPHFLYNAFNSLYSLSLKNRPEVADYILKLSAMMRYITDDVSLEKVPLSKEIDFIQKYIAIEKLRFGTDASIDLVIEKDENEEVFIEPFLLIPLVENAFKHGFYTNAKDAYVHLKLTIKAGELVFEVKNSVAEKKHFQHSPRKGRGLDSLKQRLNLLYQKDFSLMIRPDSHCFRSKLTINLSK, encoded by the coding sequence ATGAAACAACCGAAGATCATAAAGGCCATTAAAATCACTTTTCATTCAGGGTTAATATCCGTGCTTGTATTTCTCTGGGTTAAAAAAGCGCTGGAAACCTTGCCGGATCAATGGCTTTTCTTTCTTACTAGTGATGCCACTGAGAATGTTCTCATCGCAGGAGTGGCCTATGTATTATTTTATTATGCCTTTACCTTTAGGAGTATATGGCTTAAGGCGGCAATGATTTCAAGCCTCGGGCTTATTTTGGCAGGTCTTGCAGCACTTAAGGACTATAGGATCCATCAATTGATTTCTGGAAGATCCACTTTTGACTATTTCAGCAGTTTTCTGGGCATTGCCTTACTTTTTTATCTTTTACTATATTTCATCAGCCGGATAGATGAATTCAATAGATTCAAGAAGCTGGAAAGGGAGCTGGCGGTGGCTCAAGAGCAACTCCTACGCAATCAGCTTCACCCTCATTTTTTATACAATGCTTTTAACTCTTTGTATAGCTTATCATTAAAGAATAGACCTGAAGTTGCCGATTATATTCTGAAATTATCAGCCATGATGCGCTACATTACTGATGATGTGAGCCTGGAAAAAGTGCCTTTGTCTAAGGAGATTGATTTTATTCAAAAGTATATTGCCATAGAAAAACTAAGATTCGGAACGGATGCTTCTATCGATCTGGTGATAGAAAAAGATGAGAATGAAGAGGTTTTTATCGAGCCTTTTTTACTGATTCCTTTGGTAGAGAATGCTTTTAAACATGGATTTTACACCAATGCGAAGGATGCTTATGTTCATTTAAAGCTAACCATTAAAGCGGGTGAACTGGTGTTTGAAGTAAAGAATAGTGTGGCTGAGAAGAAACATTTTCAGCACAGCCCAAGAAAGGGCAGAGGATTAGATAGTTTGAAACAAAGGCTGAATTTACTTTATCAAAAAGACTTTTCTCTCATGATTAGACCAGATTCCCACTGTTTTAGATCCAAACTAACTATTAATCTGAGTAAATGA
- the def gene encoding peptide deformylase, with protein sequence MKRQILAYGNPMLHKKCSEINTFYPDLDKIIEDLWDTMRYANGCGLAASQIDLPLKLFIVDSKSTFDSLDNVDRGVYFEGDHGLQETFINARILSQSKETWNDLEGCLSIPHLSYQISRPWGIEIEYYNRDFEKQIKVFKGLTARMIQHEFDHTEGILYLKYLKPLTRKLMVSKLKKIANGQIDVPYPMKFTK encoded by the coding sequence ATGAAAAGGCAAATTTTAGCTTATGGAAACCCTATGCTACACAAGAAATGTAGCGAAATAAATACGTTCTATCCCGATTTAGATAAGATCATTGAGGATTTATGGGACACCATGCGATACGCTAATGGATGTGGTTTGGCGGCATCGCAGATAGATCTTCCCTTGAAGCTTTTTATTGTGGATAGTAAATCTACTTTTGATAGCTTGGATAATGTTGATCGAGGTGTATACTTCGAGGGTGATCACGGTCTGCAAGAGACATTTATAAATGCCCGAATATTATCTCAGTCTAAAGAAACATGGAATGATCTGGAGGGCTGTTTGAGTATCCCCCATTTGTCATATCAAATATCTCGTCCTTGGGGAATAGAGATAGAGTACTATAATCGTGATTTTGAGAAGCAGATTAAAGTGTTCAAAGGGTTAACAGCTAGGATGATACAGCACGAATTTGATCATACCGAAGGCATTCTTTATCTTAAATACCTTAAGCCACTTACTAGAAAGTTGATGGTCTCCAAACTAAAGAAAATAGCCAATGGACAAATCGATGTGCCTTATCCCATGAAATTTACAAAATGA
- a CDS encoding GNAT family N-acetyltransferase — MKHTIDHISKEEYPEVVEVWEASVRATHDFLAEADIQYFKPLILNTYLDAVELRCVRNEVGKIVAFSGVADQNLEMLFIHPDYRGFGMGKTLLNCTIEELNVQQVDVNEQNDQAVGFYLHNGFEVYGRSELDPTGKPYPILHMRLSQ; from the coding sequence GTGAAACATACCATAGATCATATTTCTAAAGAAGAATATCCTGAGGTGGTAGAAGTTTGGGAGGCCTCCGTGCGAGCCACTCATGATTTTCTGGCAGAAGCAGATATTCAGTACTTTAAGCCTTTAATCCTGAATACTTACCTTGATGCGGTGGAGCTAAGGTGCGTGAGAAATGAAGTAGGAAAAATAGTTGCCTTTTCAGGCGTGGCAGATCAAAACCTAGAGATGCTGTTCATTCATCCAGACTATAGAGGTTTCGGAATGGGCAAAACCTTATTGAATTGCACAATTGAAGAGTTGAATGTGCAGCAAGTAGATGTTAATGAACAAAATGACCAGGCAGTAGGCTTTTATCTGCATAATGGGTTTGAAGTTTATGGCAGATCTGAACTAGATCCCACAGGGAAACCGTATCCTATTTTGCATATGAGATTGTCTCAATGA
- a CDS encoding S41 family peptidase, translating into MRIYYLLIGLCLLAATGSGQVLELKKASPFTAVKWDARDQPVVRFNGEWFTLKKVGTYPTEAITSFCKNQYGNKWKKRFSEDLVQVLTEMGKPPETEIDLILSQNNNIQQVTGIFTLENRQEVLRYNNANTVYPDKITSTQALEDIVEFERILEEKSSYIHLTDFDYKKEIGLLKSHLALHPDSVDINELAHNLARIMSGIGDRHSSVKNERINTSDFPAYILQLPFTLAPLNSEVVALKPSGDIYRYYLNNFPYVKSINGMSIDQLLDSLVYKPQKAPWEARLSRSIAAIQQLGQLYFSNNLNVSKSVEVVLTDNISDTTISIQLSHAFNSYKSNIESQQDSINDSIKQGQFNHLYKILNGNIGCLSIPSMYHLADYKGLEAAIDSAFVVMKDTKALIIDLRFNPGGRRDLIKKIGSYIIDPKASPWVANVAYLRTDKPDMQHESMPPRFLFPYKYFDARCRHAIDMFMSDFTLEKTFNHSKFSAPHYMVLEGSDKHYGKPVYILVNENSFSAATVFTAAFKGLPQVTIAGVTTDGSSGNSQKINLPHSQIRVKVSTMLSFQRNGKTLDAHGTTPDLPLIADEGQVLGKKDSQLMGLVEFINKH; encoded by the coding sequence ATGCGAATTTACTACTTACTCATTGGCCTATGTCTCCTGGCTGCCACAGGATCTGGTCAGGTTTTAGAATTAAAAAAAGCCTCTCCTTTTACGGCAGTTAAATGGGATGCACGGGATCAGCCAGTAGTGAGGTTTAATGGAGAATGGTTTACGCTCAAAAAGGTAGGCACTTACCCTACAGAAGCCATCACATCCTTCTGCAAAAATCAATATGGTAATAAATGGAAAAAGAGATTCTCAGAAGACCTGGTGCAAGTGCTTACTGAAATGGGAAAACCGCCAGAAACAGAAATTGACCTGATATTATCACAAAATAACAATATCCAGCAAGTTACAGGCATTTTCACCCTTGAAAACAGGCAAGAAGTACTGAGATACAACAATGCAAACACTGTTTACCCTGACAAAATCACCTCAACCCAAGCGCTTGAAGACATAGTGGAGTTTGAAAGGATTTTAGAAGAAAAATCCTCTTACATTCACCTCACGGACTTTGATTATAAAAAGGAAATCGGCTTACTTAAGAGCCATTTAGCACTTCACCCCGACAGTGTAGATATTAATGAGTTAGCCCATAACCTGGCTAGAATCATGTCTGGCATAGGAGATAGACATTCCAGTGTAAAAAACGAAAGGATCAACACCAGTGATTTCCCCGCTTACATTTTGCAACTGCCTTTTACTCTTGCCCCGCTCAACAGTGAAGTGGTAGCCTTAAAACCTTCCGGAGACATTTATCGATACTACCTCAATAACTTCCCGTATGTGAAGTCCATCAATGGCATGTCTATAGATCAACTTTTAGACTCTCTGGTATATAAACCTCAAAAAGCACCTTGGGAGGCCCGTCTTAGTCGAAGTATAGCCGCTATTCAGCAATTGGGCCAACTATATTTTTCCAATAATCTAAATGTATCGAAAAGCGTAGAGGTAGTATTAACGGATAATATTTCAGATACAACTATCTCCATACAGCTTAGCCACGCCTTTAATAGCTATAAATCAAATATAGAAAGTCAGCAAGATTCTATAAATGACTCGATTAAACAAGGTCAATTCAATCATCTATATAAAATACTGAATGGAAATATTGGCTGTCTATCCATACCTTCGATGTATCACCTTGCAGATTACAAAGGTTTGGAAGCTGCTATTGATTCAGCCTTTGTGGTGATGAAAGACACCAAAGCACTCATCATAGACCTGCGATTCAATCCCGGAGGCCGAAGAGACTTGATAAAAAAGATTGGCTCATATATCATTGATCCTAAAGCATCTCCATGGGTAGCCAATGTGGCTTATCTGCGCACAGATAAACCTGACATGCAACATGAATCCATGCCTCCCCGGTTCTTGTTTCCTTATAAGTATTTTGATGCAAGATGCAGACACGCCATTGATATGTTTATGAGCGATTTTACACTTGAAAAGACCTTTAATCACTCAAAGTTTAGCGCTCCACATTATATGGTATTGGAAGGTAGCGACAAGCACTACGGTAAACCCGTTTATATTTTAGTCAATGAAAATAGCTTTAGCGCTGCCACTGTCTTTACAGCTGCTTTTAAAGGACTACCGCAAGTGACCATAGCCGGTGTTACTACAGATGGCTCCAGCGGCAATTCTCAGAAAATAAATCTCCCCCATTCACAAATCCGCGTAAAGGTTTCGACCATGCTTTCCTTCCAGAGAAACGGTAAAACCTTGGATGCCCATGGCACTACACCAGACCTGCCACTGATAGCAGATGAAGGGCAGGTATTAGGTAAAAAAGATAGTCAGCTGATGGGATTGGTGGAGTTTATTAATAAACATTGA
- a CDS encoding Crp/Fnr family transcriptional regulator: MGQLREYYERIVQLQESEWNYIASHFERKVFSKHDIITKQGEIENYLSFIEKGVVRYYIPDDDKELTFNFSFNKSFTCAYDSFLTQKPSEYELQALVDTVVWQISYEDLQQVYMNTQAGNYLGRHAAEKLFLAKGKRELSLLKYTAKQRYLNLFSEQPHLLKCIPLKYIASYLGVTPQGLSRIRKQIS, from the coding sequence ATGGGACAATTAAGAGAGTATTATGAAAGAATAGTTCAGCTGCAGGAGTCAGAGTGGAATTATATTGCCTCCCATTTTGAAAGAAAGGTTTTTTCTAAACATGATATCATAACCAAGCAAGGAGAAATAGAAAACTATCTTTCTTTTATAGAAAAAGGAGTGGTGCGTTATTACATCCCTGATGACGATAAAGAATTAACATTCAACTTCAGCTTCAATAAGAGCTTCACATGTGCTTATGATTCATTCCTAACTCAAAAGCCATCAGAATATGAGTTGCAAGCTTTGGTAGATACCGTTGTGTGGCAGATTTCTTATGAAGATTTACAGCAGGTATATATGAATACTCAGGCAGGAAATTATTTGGGTCGACATGCTGCGGAGAAACTTTTTCTGGCCAAAGGAAAGAGAGAACTATCGCTTTTGAAGTATACTGCCAAGCAGAGATATTTAAATCTTTTTAGTGAGCAGCCCCACCTTTTAAAATGCATCCCCCTTAAATATATTGCTTCTTATCTTGGTGTTACTCCTCAAGGTCTGAGTAGGATAAGAAAGCAAATTAGTTAA
- a CDS encoding LytR/AlgR family response regulator transcription factor, translating to MSSHQVIIIDDEPLAIDVIAHHLKRFHGYDVLGTFTDAVEAFNYLKDSRYQVDLVFTDIAMPEISGMELVKSCKDKAKFIMTTSYSEYAVESFDLEVVDYLLKPVSFDRFSKAITRFEKGLTSNTESAEQPSFFVKDGEEFIKILVKEIDYIQGLKDYAKIVTGNKYCLALKTLKSIEAFLIPHQFMRIHKSYIVPLNKIDQYNGRSVLINDQEIPVGGSYREELKAYLKDRRV from the coding sequence ATGAGCAGTCACCAGGTCATAATCATTGATGATGAACCTCTAGCCATTGATGTAATTGCCCATCATCTGAAAAGGTTTCATGGCTATGATGTGCTTGGCACTTTCACTGATGCTGTGGAGGCTTTTAACTATCTAAAGGATTCTCGATATCAGGTTGATCTGGTATTTACTGATATCGCTATGCCAGAGATTTCTGGTATGGAACTGGTGAAGTCGTGTAAAGATAAAGCGAAGTTTATCATGACTACCTCATATAGTGAATATGCTGTAGAAAGCTTTGATTTAGAGGTGGTTGATTATCTATTAAAACCCGTTTCCTTTGACCGGTTTTCTAAGGCAATTACCCGTTTTGAGAAGGGGCTTACCAGTAATACAGAATCTGCAGAACAGCCTTCCTTCTTTGTGAAAGATGGTGAAGAGTTCATCAAAATCCTGGTGAAAGAAATAGATTATATTCAAGGGCTAAAAGACTACGCTAAAATAGTCACAGGTAATAAATACTGTCTGGCGCTGAAGACACTTAAGTCCATTGAGGCCTTTTTAATTCCTCATCAGTTTATGCGCATTCACAAATCCTACATAGTGCCACTCAATAAGATCGACCAATATAATGGTAGATCTGTATTAATAAATGACCAGGAAATACCTGTGGGAGGCAGCTACAGGGAAGAACTGAAGGCGTATTTGAAGGATAGGAGGGTGTGA
- a CDS encoding transposase — MPEKRLYLESDRVYHIYTHANGNEKLFRSSGNYRYFLVKYGQYAYPVVETYAYCLMPNHLHLMIKVRPEDKLTGLKGFENLGGTDLSKAISRKFSHLFNGYTQAYNKMYDRRGSLFIPRFHRKLVDSDSYFTTLIAYIHNNPVNHGFVKHASDWPHSSWHSYLSDRPTRVERGEVLEWFGGKEVFVEVHRSLERKDIKLEFED, encoded by the coding sequence ATGCCAGAAAAGCGTCTTTATTTAGAGTCAGACCGTGTTTACCATATTTATACCCATGCTAACGGAAATGAAAAGCTTTTTCGCTCAAGCGGAAACTATCGTTATTTTTTAGTAAAGTATGGACAATATGCCTACCCAGTGGTAGAAACTTATGCCTATTGTTTAATGCCTAACCATCTCCATCTAATGATAAAGGTAAGGCCGGAAGATAAATTAACTGGCTTAAAAGGATTTGAAAATTTGGGTGGTACTGATTTATCAAAGGCGATAAGTAGAAAGTTTTCTCACCTTTTTAATGGTTATACTCAGGCTTATAATAAAATGTATGATAGGAGGGGTAGTTTATTCATTCCGCGCTTCCACCGTAAGTTGGTTGATTCTGATAGCTATTTCACTACCTTAATTGCTTACATTCATAATAACCCTGTAAACCATGGTTTCGTAAAGCATGCCTCAGACTGGCCCCATAGCAGCTGGCATAGTTATCTATCCGATAGACCAACACGAGTAGAGAGAGGAGAAGTTCTTGAATGGTTTGGAGGAAAGGAGGTCTTTGTTGAGGTGCATAGGAGTTTGGAAAGGAAGGATATAAAATTGGAGTTTGAAGACTAA